ccagagaagttgTAAAACCATTGTTAAATTAGTAAACTTGACTGCAGTGGttaaaccttaatgttatgaagcgacaaatactttttgtgctcaaaaacaaaacaaaacaaaaataacgactttatttaaaggtgccattgaacgttttttttacaagatgtaataaaagtctaatgctgtgttcacaccagacgcgacttgcgcgaataaatcgcgctattcgcgcgtagttgaacgcttgaacattttgagtttactcgcttcattcgcgtgtgacattcgcttcattcgcgcgtgaaatcccttcacaacagacgcgaatttgcgtcatgagaggggctctcccgctcctttatgtgtcccagactctcccactgctttctgcacacttcctttgaataaacacaacttggtcgtctttagttggcttgtaatcttaatatgtatatatatatatatatatatatatatatatatatatatatatatatatatatatatatatatatatatatatatatatatatatatatatatatatatatatgtatatatatatatatatatatatgtatatgtatatatatatatatatatatatgtatatgtatatatatatatatatatatatgtatatgtatatatatatatatatatatatgtatatgtatatatatatatatatatatatatgtatatgtatatgtatatatatatatatatatatatatatatatatatatatatgtatgtatatatatatatatatatatatgtatatgtatatatatataaatatatatatatatgtatatgtatatatatatatatatatatatgtatatgtatatatatatatatatatatatgtatatgtatatatatatatatatatatatgtatatgtatatatatatatatatatatgtatatgtatatatatatatatacatatatatatatatgtatatatataccgcaaagatatatatatgtatatatatatatacagatatatatgtatatgtatatatatatatacatatatatatgtatatgtatatatatatatatatatatatatatatatatatatatatatatatatatatatatatatatatatatatatatatatatatatatatatatatatatgtatatatatatatgtgtatatatatatgtatatatatatatgtatatatatatgtatatatatatgtatatatatgtatatatatatgtatatatatatgtatatatatatacatatatatatatatatatatatatatatatatatatatatatatatatatatatatatatatatatatatatatatatatatatatatatatatatatatatatatatatatatatatatatatgtatatatatatatatatatatatatgtatatatatatatatatgtatatgtatatatatatatatatgtatatgtatatatatatatatatgtatatgtatatatatatatatatgtatatatatatatatatatatatatatatatatatatatatatatatatatatatatatatatatatatatatatgtatgacacggcgcgaattgagcgattcgcgcgaatgacgcgattcgcgcgaatcgctcaATTTGCGCCGtgtcattcgcgcgaatcgcgtcTTTCgcgccgcttcattcgcgcgaatcgcgctACAGGATGTCAATTTgtgtctttgcattgacttaacatgtaaatcactcgcgcttaccgcttcattcgcgtccggtgtgaacgcaccataaggtgtcccctgaatgtgtctgtgaagtttcagctcaaaataccccatagattttttttttattaatttttttaactccctattttggggcatcattaactatgcacagaTTAATGGGCTGccggccctttaaatctcatgcccCCTGCCCATCAAGCTtgcgactataatacagtgcatttacaaagttcacacagctaatataaccctcaaaatggatctttacaagatgttcatcatgtatgctgcatgcatgcttcgggtcatgtgagtatagtatttatttgggtgtttatatttgattctgaacgggTTTGATAGtactctgtggctaaagctaacattacacactgttggagagatttataaagaatgaaggtgtttatgaattatacagactgcaagtatttaaaattgaaaatagcgatggctcttgtctccgtgaatacagtaataaacaatgagGCACTTCATGTGGACAACATGTGgtacagaacaaagaaattacaCAAGAACGGTAAAGAATGGATACTTTGGAATTGTTTGGGTCCACATTGTTTTTTACAACATGACAAAATATCCTTGTGGTCAGATCGTTTTGCAACTCACTGTTCTCAGGAGTCTCACACACAGATAACAGTTTCAGCCAGATTGGGGATTTCAGTTTTTTAGTTACATTGTGTATTCAGTTCATTGGATGTTAAAGGAGTCAGGGAAGTTTAGCAGCATCTGAGCTGtctttgtgtgtctgtgtgcacaTGCTGTCTTTGTAATGGCCTCATGTCAATGCTTTGTGTtcagctgcagctgggtgtgttGTGTCAGAGGGGCGGATCCGTGGCTGATCGTGGTCACCATCTGCCCACTACTGACACCTTTGTTCCGTGTCGGGATTCCGGCCCTGACCTCACCCTGAGTCAATTCATCCTGGCCATTTCCTGCCCATGTGTTCTTCAAGCCAAGGTCTGAGCTGCCATTAGAGGACTGTGATCTGGTTTTAATCAAAGTAATCAAAATTTCAGTGTTTAATTGGAATATAACAGCATACATGCAACacatttgtatttataaaagtgtttattttttaacactTCATGAAGTGAATATAATATAGAAGTATTGTGTATATAGTGTTTTGGGAACatattacaattttatattttttattattattgttatttttatttttaaacaggtCAGTAGCAAATCTAAATAATATACATGCGATGAAAATGTAGGTTACCGCATAATAGCTCTGGCTGTGCTTTGATCAGAAGAAAAGATTAAATCAGAACTTAATTCTCATGAATATTCAATGACCTTCCTGTCCGTCATTGGCGGCCACGCCCAGTCTGCTCTGGGTCTCTTTAAAACGACAGGAAGTGCGAGTTCTAGCCTAGAGATTATAGGTGTTGTTCGGAGCGGTGGCTGTTACATGGGTTTTTCGACGTTGGAGTGTAAAGGTCTTTAAGAAAATTATCACATGCCGTTACTGTACTGTCGTCTGTAAGCAGAGCGTGTTATTTGTGAATGTTAGTATGAATGGTAAGGTTGGGAATGGAGCAGCGGGCGGCATGCTGGCCTGTATTGAGGGTCTACCGCCGCTGCCCAAGAGCCTGAGCGGACTGCTCAACTCCAGCGGCGGGTCGtggagagagatggagaggatgTATGTGAAGAAAACCATGATTCAGGATGACTTGAGCCGAGGACGGAATAACACGGACAGTCTGCTGGCGAATAAACCAGCAAACCTGGATGCCGCCCTGGCTTTGCTCAGAAAAGAGATGGTAAGGGGGTACAGAATAGTAGGCACCAGCTGTTCTCCTGACTGCAGGCGTTCATTTAACTTGTCAGTGCTTGTGTCTCAAAGTGAGCTTCCGAACGACTCGAGAACAACATGTTTTGACATCATAGGAGCCAATAGAACATTTTTTGGAACGTTAATGGATTTAAAAGTTCGTTTAAGAACTTGTTCGTTTCGAAATATTTGAAAGCGAATGTTCGAATCGAAACTAGTAAGtgattgccaaaaaaaaaaaatatgttttgaacTTGACCTTGATCGTCAAATCCTCGAAATGTTATAGTGGTTTAAACACGAATTTCCAACAATGTTCGATTCGAATGATTGGATCGTATATTTGAAACCTGCTTGTGATGCCCAAAAATGATCGAGGGAATTTATTTAAAGGCCTGTGATGCCAAAAAAATTGTTCGCTTCAAATGAAGATTTGAATGTTTTGAACAGCCTGTGATTCCCAACCGTGTTTGATTGAAATGTACCGATAATGCCTTTGTTGAACACAAATGTTCGGTTGGTAACTACTGTGATGCCCAAAAATCTTCGCTaccgactttttttttttatttgaatgttttgaaaacacCTGTAAATTCCTATCTATGTTTGATTTGCATGTTCTGTGATGAACAAATAACTTTGGTTTGTAAGTTAACTTCCATCTGATGCCCAAAATTGTTCGGAACTTTTCTGCGATGCCTAAAAAGGTTTGCTTCGAACGCTTTGAACATCACAGACTAGTTCCGACCATTCGAATTGTATATTCGAACATATTCGAACTAGGGCTGCAAAGagtaattgcgattaatcgtttgcaaaataaaagtctgtgtttacgtaatatatatgtgtgtgttctgtgtataataattatgtatatataaatgcacacacatacaggtataaagtttagaaatatatgcatatatattttatattacatattaacataaatattttatatataaatataacatttttcttaaatatatacatgaatgtgtgtgtatttatatatacataattattatacacagaacacacacatatatatattacataaacacagacttttattttgcaaacgattaatcgcgattaatcgttgcagccctaattCGAACATATTTGGCCACCAGAGGGAAGATAAAAACGTACAAACCAATTATTTGTTCATCACAGGCACATTCGGAACATGCAAATTGAACATGCTGTTGTTGGGAATTTACAggaatgtttaaaacattaaaaaaaaaaaaagttaaagttaCGAGCCGAACATCAACCGAGCATCAAGTTACGAACCGAACATTAGAATTGAACATTGTTGGTTAACACAAAAGTGTTCTAATCGAACATTATGGTCTTGTTCAAAGCATTCTTTTTAGACAAGACCATAATGTTTGATTTGAATGATTTGAACACTTTTTTTGATATCCAACAATGTTCAattcaaatgtttgtttgtttgttcattaaGAACTAGTCTGTGATGACTAAAAATGTTCagtttgaatgtttaaaaagcaCCTGTGATGAACAAAAATGTTatgtaaatgtttttcaaatgaaaattaccccatgttttactcaccctcaagccatcctagctatatgactttcttctctcAGGCGAatacaattggagttatattaatcaCTCTGATGCTGATTTgcagctgaagaaagtgcatccatatatcataaatgtactccacacggctccagggggtttataaaggccttctgaagcaaagcaatgcattttcgtaagaaaaatatccatatgtaacaagttataaagtaaaatatctaggcTAAGCGTCCTCAgacttccgtattcaactttcAAAAAAAGCCTAACTGACGTCGCATCAGTTGGGctttttttgtaagttgaatacggaaggtggtcttacgtaagctagatattttactcattaaatatggatattaaCATGTTAAAcgtggatatttttcttatctGTGATGCCTAGAAATGTTCGATTTAGACATGTTACTTAAAAATAACAGGTTCTGTTTTGGGTCCTTCGGCCATTTTTAAGTGTATTGCTTTACCTTTTGCTGTAACACTTGAACTATCACTGAGAAAAGATTACAAACCATTACAATGTCAGAACAAAGGTAAACCTGAGGAACATTAGGCTTGGAATGCAAGCacaaaatatacattatatgaCTTTGCTAAATACCACAGGTAGATTTCAAAGTAAATGTTTGTTCTAGTATACAATTTGTTGTCTCTTTGATCTTTCTGTATGTACTCATTACAGTTTGTGTTTGCGCAGGTGGGTTTGCGGCAGCAGGATATGTCCCTGCTCTGTCAGCTCTGGTCCCTTCACGAGTCCATCCAGGAGTACAAAGGCAGCTGCCAGGACCTCTCCGCTGTGTCCAGTGCAGATGGACCGTATGGAATGGAGAACGGCTATTTCGATGAAGATGAGGAATATTATACTGAATCCGGTATGACGCCAACCGAAACGC
This genomic window from Chanodichthys erythropterus isolate Z2021 chromosome 4, ASM2448905v1, whole genome shotgun sequence contains:
- the fam89a gene encoding sprT-like domain-containing protein Spartan, whose product is MNGKVGNGAAGGMLACIEGLPPLPKSLSGLLNSSGGSWREMERMYVKKTMIQDDLSRGRNNTDSLLANKPANLDAALALLRKEMVGLRQQDMSLLCQLWSLHESIQEYKGSCQDLSAVSSADGPYGMENGYFDEDEEYYTESGMTPTETPDGNDTSPKNGTSKDSWIHDSFHITI